In Eriocheir sinensis breed Jianghai 21 chromosome 29, ASM2467909v1, whole genome shotgun sequence, a single genomic region encodes these proteins:
- the LOC127004825 gene encoding IgGFc-binding protein-like — protein sequence MQCGMKMLWVLAALVVVAECRHIEPRKSCMFGQGTVADGEVAMSVPEKCMSLVCQAGTVVEEMTGEINDTGCCLDGDNIMYPPSFRAPHCIPVTCTNGSWIPENFIDPCCGRCEIYGYSHITTLDGFRYDWHGFCNYTLVTLAAVDNTSSAAVFAEMTRVGPCATVFGSVTFHNDPHTIINVTRDADNQVSEQIDINGESMTVPRTGAHVVYSSAGRHNVLAFWQKDCLVLLGHTLITLRYCPLHMDIWIPRELSGDVDGICGHFNYNATDDFTAATGQILPLEPFPVNFPDMHWQAPDQRIAPCNDPMITTSMCNGTTGDKCLLPPEALKDFQRACMDFLTRLFPQQPRIVDYYLAPCVADLCLVSQRDVNFNVSLPAFVIEVLKSYRNITVQRYEDNLVTPVLVDPSMCLATDDTTTSIPLATGDTTTKIPVYEDHGHTIPMRR from the exons ATGCAGTGCGGGATGAAGATGCTTTGGGTTCTcgcggcgttggtggtggtggcagagtgCAGGC ACATCGAACCCCGAAAGTCTTGTATGTTCGGCCAAGGCACGGTGGCGGACGGCGAGGTGGCCATGAGCGTGCCCGAGAAGTGCATGTCCTTGGTGTGCCAGGCAGGGACGGTCGTGGAGGAGATGACGGGCGAGATCAACGACACTGGAT GTTGTCTGGACGGCGATAACATTATGTACCCTCCCTCTTTCCGGGCCCCGCACTGCATCCCCGTGACCTGCACCAACGGCTCCTGGATCCCGGAGAACTTCATCGACCCCTGTT GCGGCCGCTGTGAAATCTACGGGTACAGTCACATCACGACGCTGGACGGCTTCCGTTACGACTGGCACGGCTTCTGCAACTACACCCTCGTCACGCTCGCCGCCGTGGACAACACTTCCTCCGCCGCAGTCTTCGCGGAGATGACGCGCGTGGGTCCCTGCGCCACCGTCTTCGGCAGCGTCACCTTCCACAACGACCCTCACACCATTATCAACGTGACCCGCGACGCCGACAACCAAGTCAGCGAACAG ATCGATATCAACGGAGAGTCCATGACCGTCCCCCGCACCGGCGCCCACGTGGTGTATTCCTCCGCCGGCAGGCATAACGTGCTCGCGTTCTGGCAGAAGGACTGTCTTGTACTTCTGGGCCATACTCTTATCACG CTCCGGTACTGCCCGCTGCACATGGACATCTGGATCCCCCGCGAACTCTCCGGCGATGTGGACGGTATCTGCGGCCACTTCAACTACAACGCCACGGATGACTTCACCGCCGCCACGGGACAGATCCTTCCCCTCGAGCCATTCCCCGTCAACTTCCCCGACATGCACTGGCAG GCTCCAGACCAGCGCATCGCCCCTTGCAATGACCCCATGATCACCACCTCCATGTGTAACGGTACCACG GGTGACAAGTGCCTCCTTCCACCCGAAGCCCTAAAAGACTTCCAACGCGCCTGCATGGACTTCCTCACCCGGTTGTTCCCCCAGCAGCCCAGGATTGTCGACTACTACCTCG CCCCCTGTGTGGCAGACCTCTGCCTGGTGTCCCAACGTGATGTGAATTTCAATGTCTCCCTGCCCGCCTTCGTCATAGAGGTGCTCAAGAGCTACAGGAACATCACCGTGCAGCGTTACGAAGACAACCTGGTCACCCCAG TGTTAGTGGACCCAAGTATGTGCCTCGCTACGGACGACACCACTACCAGCATCCCGCTCGCTACGGGCGACACCACCACAAAGATCCCCGTCTACGAGGACCACGGTCACACCATCCCAATGCGTCGTTAA
- the LOC127004824 gene encoding IgGFc-binding protein-like, translating into MQCGMKMLWVLAALVVLAECGQNYPQKSCMFGKATVADGEVAMSVPEKCMSLVCQAGTVVEKMTGEINDTGCCLDGDNMMYPPSFRAPHCIPVTCTNGSWVPENFIDPCCGHCEIYGYSHFTTLDRYRYDWHGFCNYTLVSLAATDRAPSAAVFAEMKRVGPCATVFDSVTFHNDPHTIINLTRDANNKVSEQIDINGESMTVPRTGAHVVYSSAGRHNVLAFWQKDCLVLLGHTLITLRYCPFHMDIWIPRELSGDVDGICGHFNYNATDDFTAATGQILPLEPFPVNFPDMHWRAPDQRIAPCNDPMITTSMCNGTTGDKCLLSGEALQDFQRACMDSLTRLFPQQPRVVDYYLAPCVADLCLASQRDVNFTVSLSAFIVEVLKMYRNITVQHYEDHRVTPVLMDPSMCFATDDITTTSIPVVTDDDDTTTKMPTKVPIKGSRPHHDHDLVR; encoded by the exons ATGCAGTGCGGGATGAAGATGCTTTGGGTTCTCGCGGCGTTGGTGGTGCTGGCAGAGTGCGGGC AAAACTACCCCCAAAAGTCTTGTATGTTCGGCAAAGCCACGGTGGCGGACGGCGAGGTGGCCATGAGCGTGCCCGAGAAGTGCATGTCCTTGGTGTGCCAGGCAGGGACGGTCGTGGAGAAGATGACGGGCGAGATCAACGACACTGGAT GTTGTCTGGACGGCGATAACATGatgtaccctccctccttccgggCCCCGCACTGCATCCCCGTGACCTGCACCAACGGCTCCTGGGTCCCGGAGAACTTCATCGACCCCTGTT GTGGCCACTGTGAAATCTACGGGTACAGTCACTTCACGACACTGGACCGCTATCGCTACGACTGGCACGGCTTCTGCAATTACACCCTCGTCTCGCTCGCCGCCACGGACAGGGCACCCTCCGCCGCAGTCTTCGCAGAGATGAAGCGCGTGGGTCCCTGCGCCACCGTCTTCGACAGTGTCACCTTCCACAACGACCCTCACACCATAATCAACTTGACCCGCGACGCCAACAACAAAGTCAGCGAACAG ATCGATATCAACGGAGAGTCCATGACCGTCCCCCGCACCGGCGCCCACGTGGTGTATTCCTCCGCCGGCAGGCATAACGTGCTCGCGTTCTGGCAGAAGGACTGTCTTGTACTTCTGGGCCATACTCTTATCACG CTCCGGTACTGCCCCTTTCACATGGACATCTGGATCCCCCGCGAACTCTCCGGCGATGTGGACGGTATCTGCGGCCACTTCAACTACAACGCCACGGATGACTTCACCGCCGCCACGGGACAGATCCTTCCCCTCGAGCCATTCCCCGTCAACTTCCCCGACATGCACTGGCGG GCTCCAGACCAGCGCATCGCCCCTTGCAATGACCCCATGATCACCACCTCCATGTGTAACGGTACCACG GGTGACAAGTGCCTCCTCTCAGGCGAAGCCCTGCAAGACTTCCAACGCGCTTGCATGGACTCCCTCACCCGGTTGTTCCCCCAGCAGCCCAGGGTTGTCGACTACTACCTCG CCCCCTGCGTGGCCGACCTCTGCCTGGCGTCCCAACGTGATGTGAACTTCACGGTCTCCCTGTCCGCCTTCATCGTCGAGGTGCTCAAGATGTACAGGAACATCACCGTGCAGCATTACGAAGACCACCGGGTCACGCCAG TGTTAATGGACCCAAGTATGTGCTTCGCTACGGACGacatcaccactaccagcatccCGGTCGTTACGGACGACGACGACACTACCACAAAGATGCCCACCAAGGTCCCCATCAAAGGATCTCGCCCGCACCATGATCATGACCTGGTTCGTTGA